One Scomber scombrus chromosome 23, fScoSco1.1, whole genome shotgun sequence genomic window, ATGAGAAAAGGCATGGCATGAGTGCGTGTGAACATTGTCATTTGCGTGACTCTCACTCTAACTGTATGAGAGCTGACAGCTCTGTGGTTGACTGAGAATATTTATGTATACGGTATGCTTTAAAAGACCTATGAAGCCCCTAGGCCTAGAATATCAAACTACTCAATGAGTGTACAAACAGTTACTCCAACATTCATGTTTGCTCAATTGTTAAGAAAAGGgtaaggcaagtttatttgtaaagcatCTTTAAACATGGTAATTGAACATGCAGAGACAACAGCATACATCTCAAGAGATTGAATTTCCTGCTCAGATTGATATCGAAGATCAAACTTGAGTATAGTTATAAGTCATATATTTTCAAGGTCTATTTATTCAAACTTTACAGCATGGTCAACAGCAGTGTTATGGTTATTTTTAATCACTTCAACATAACTCAacataacaacaaaatataGCTCCAAGCTTTGCAAGAGTTGCAAAAGTCCAGGAATTTTCAAAGTTGGAAGctttccatgggaattaatGGGAATATGTGGGAATTAATggaaataaactggaaatttacAAGATTGCATGTTAGCCTATAACAGGGAACTTAAATGTAGCTGGAAAAACATCTTGTAGCATAATCTTGGTTAAAACAACCAGATTTAATGCAAATCCAGTTGAATATCTACCCTATTCCTCTTACTACAGGGCCACACCCCCTACATGCACTGTACATTCCTCCATCAAATGCACACATGATTTCTAGAACCCTGAACTATTGAAGCCACACATTTAAACCCATTTCACTGACCATTTAAAAGGCTAGCTTAACATGATGCTACCTAcctcaaatgtaaatgtaaataaatctgtcaaaatgtagtttttttgtcttttttaaattgtattagtttgtatgcatgtctgcttatgacaaaactaaatgtttatatttatgtttgtatacagttgatacagtttgtataaattaccCCAAATTTACAATTAATTCCCGTTAATTCCCATAAATTCCAATTATTCCTATAATTCCAATGGAGAGTTTTCAACTTGGAATATTTCCAAAGTTTCCCGAAATGTTACCAGAAAAGGTCCGCCCCTTTGCAACCCTAGTCATGtcacaatgtaagtgatggatgGCATGATTTTTGAGTGCATTCTTTCATAATTCATGTAACTGGTGTTGCAATGTAACCATACTGTGGGTTCTGTGTGAAGCCAGTGTATGCTTGACAACAAACTACCATAGAAAGAACTTAAAGCTGCCTAGAATGTTTATACTGGAAGGCGGGTGAAAAATGTGTCGATACAGAGTGCCTGCTGATAGGCACTGATCAGTTCTTCATCAGTCCTTTAGCTGTTTTTGGGCATTCTGCTCCTGCTGTTTCCTTGTAGAGAACTTTGACTATTCAATGGGAACATCCTCTGAAGAGGGTTTATGTGTACCTTGTTTCTGAAGGTGTCTGTGGTGAAATAATATGTAACGGGGTCAAGTACTGTGTTGAGACATGCCACCATCAGGCTATGGCGGTATGCAGCTAACATGGGGCATGATATTTTGTCTCTATACAGAAAGAGGTAGCCCAGGATAGCATGGTAAGGGAGGAAGCTGAGTAGGAAAATGAAAAGGCTGGCAGCAATCATTTTCTGGATCTTCCTGCTGTCCACTAGTTCCTGCTGGGCCACAGTACTTTGCCGGACAGCACGGATCAAACCCCAGGAGCAGATTAGCATAACTACTAAAGGGATTGCAAACCCCAGAAACAACGTTGCTAAAACCGTCATTGGCCGTGTGGCATAAACCGGCAAGTTATCAAAGCAATGCTTCTCATCAGCAATTCCTCTGTGTTTGGAGAGGTAGATGGGCAGGCTGGCACCAAAAGTGAACATCCATATTCCAAGGCAAATCAGCGGTGCTTTCTTCCTCCATTGCTGGACACGGCTTGACATAGGGAAGGTGACAGCCATGCAACGATCGAAGCAAATACAAGTAAGGAGAAAGATGCTCCCATACATGTTAGCCTTCAGGACCAGGCCGAGGACATCACACAGTAACTGAGGTAGGCCAGCAAATCCCAGATGGTAGTAGATTCTCATGGGCAACGTGAGGATGAGCAGTATATCTGCCAACGCCAGgttggtcatgtagacagtggtTTGTGATCTGGATTTACTGGGACTGAGGAAAACCACCAGTGCTACGAGATTAAAGATGAGACCTATGACGAGAATGAAAGAGTACACGCACACAGTGAAGATGCTGATGTGGCTTGTACTGTCATTGTGGCAGTTAGTGGAGGTGTTGATGGACATAATGACctgagagacagaagagagaggagtggTTACAAAAAGTAAGTGGTCATGAGAGTAATTACTTCCTCTCAGAAGCACAGACAGATGTAATGTGATCTTGAGACGTGAGACGTGAGACGTGGTTCATGTCTCACCTCCTAACCTTGACCAAGTAGTAGTCACCTAAACCTAATTAGACACAGAGGTTGGATCAGAAAACACAAGCACAGCACTACACAACATTAGGCAGGTGATTTTAATGTTATGGCTGATTGGTGTATATCCAACATCAGGtcagtgtcaggtaggaatggagtggtcttactctccttcagctgattctgtttaAAAGTTATGGGccatcaaatatgtcttgtgcacttgtgacaaccatccccattgtggggttggtagtcacacaatatggggttggttgtccctgtgttattttcttGGAGTCAACAGTTTcacagatgtctcttttacaatggcgGTCTATGGGGAAAACCTTTATTGGGCTACAGAGGGATttttcactgcaaaaaaaaaaaagttagctaCAAGGctaaacacatacatacttaGTGTGGCTGCAAACGTGGGTAGAGCAGTTGTCTCGGGAGCACATTCCTGGATGCGGAGGGGTCGCTGGTTTTCCAGTTGCTTTTTTGCCCCAGTAGTTTGCAGTGCACTAAGACTAGGCTTGAGTGGAGTTAGATAATTTTGGTGTCAGAAGGTTGGGGAAGGTCTGGATTTGATGGTGGCTGTCCCATACCTTGTATTGTACTTATGGTGCCAGCACTAATGTTTAAAGTCTCTGTTTCTGTAGCCCACAGGGGTTGGTAATGGCTTGTCCTGTGCTTTTGTACCTGAAACTTGCATATGCTTTCCAAATTCAATAACGCCAATATGTCTCAATAAATGGAACTGGATTTTATTACAGTGAGACAGTTATTTGGAAATGTGGAGTCACAATTTGGAGTCTGTCAGCATCGGTAGAAGATACTACAGCTCAGGCTTTTGTTTGTGCATGGAGTTTGTTGGTGTAGCAAGGTCCTCTTTGTGTTGGCACATGTGTCTCAGGACATTTTGGTGGCTTGTTAGCTTTGGTGCTTTTGGTTGGAGGATCCTTTTGTATGTCTACTTTGGTTTGGTAACTTCAGTTCCAGTTTTGTGGTATGGATAGTTGGGATTTGTAAGGGCAAGACATTGATGTTTTGTCTAGCTGCAGATGACTTTGTGAATACTTGACCATAGCTTCTCACTGTTTCCATGTTTCCTGTGAAAATTCTGTTTGCATGGCTGTTATGACTTTACATGTTGGACCTAAAACTTGTCTAAAGGTGTTTTGTTGCCCTGTCATGTCTTCTTCTCTTACACCTGTTCTCATTTAATCTGCCTCTTAATTTGCTCCTAAGGATCCAAGGTTGCTGAGGTGGGACCAGGTGACAGGTTGGCACATGGAAGGTGTCAAAAGTATTTGGCCAAGTTATATGCACATTCACAATCAAAAGGCAGTTTGGTTTCAGTTAATGTTAAGTGACATTCTGCATGTATGAAGTTACTATTTCTGGCAGctacagatgggtgacaaattaaaggaaaaacaaacattaaatgcTTTAAGAAAGTGGTGGGCCACCATATACCAGGGTAGACATGTTTTATCATAGAATAAAAGTTTATTTCTCACCTGGCTGTGCATTTAAgtaaaagcataaaataaacattaaaagattaaatgacaaattaaaagaaTCAGTTCTGGTAGTTAACATAgactgtatgtacacacacccAGTATACACCCAGTGAGGGTGACAaactattttcatttcagaaagcAGAGGCAAACTGTGTCTGCTGCATTATAAACACAACAGTTTAACCATTTATGTGCTGATGTctgcatttcaaacattttgcGTAAACAagctgcacataaacacatattggGAACACATAGCAGAATTCACTCAGTCAAAGAAACAGATCTGAACACCAGATAAGGTCTTGAACAGGTCTACTCTATGAAAACAACTTTTCTGATGATCAAACACGATATGCTGTTTTAAAAACCTCACAGAAGCAGAACCTGAGTCATCTCTCTAAATctctcttctttaaaaaattaagTCAAGTGCATTCACAATGTATTTAAGAGGAACAAGGTTTCTTATCTCAACCAGCAGTTCCTGTAGAATGCAGAAGCAGTTGTGTTACTTGCATTAATGTAGCAACAAGTTGACAAATGATAATTACTTCCTTTACAAAAAGTGTTGAATGTACTAAAATGTAGTAACGTAatgtaataacatttaaatttccATATGTGTAAGTCTACATGATATTTTCACCAGTGAATTATATCTTTGGTGGTTTTTCAGGTTTTATATGCATAtgtctaaaagaaaaaagacagatgaatCTTTACTCATTTGCCTTCcaggttttaatttatttgtttgtagCAAAAAACACCTGTGCTGTCACATCTACACTTAATCTCTTAATATCAGTTTCTACAACTGTATTCTTTtcatacaaaaacatacagtacatacccACACATGTACTGACATGAGTCATTTCCATCAGTATGTGCCTCTTTGACAGATGCATGTGTACTGTGAAATGGCATGATAGATGCAACAcatatttacagcagaaataCACTCACAGTGTGACTTTACCTGTTGTATGATCAAGAGAAGATCCAGTAAGAGGAACGTGTGTCTGTCACCCCAGCATACGACGTCAAACTGATACCTCTGTGATGCTCTaggtgtgtgtgactgagtaCAGGAAGTTGACCAATGTTAAGATTCACATTGTTAGTCTTTATGTATGGGAGGCCGTTTAGGgtgaaaacattgaaatatgtgCACATACGCATtgaaaacgtgcacacacacattgacaatgTGCACACACGCAAATTGACAATGTGGACACATTGAAATAATTGCACATACATTGACATGATGTGTAGACACGCACTGAAAATGTCCACACCCTACCACCTTTTCACACAGTGGGATAAAggctacttgtgtgtgtgtgtgtgtgtgtgtgtgtgtgtgtcaagacAAGAGCACAACAAGAAATCACCTGTATCTCAACAACAGTGGTGACAACAGCATCGCGAGACCTTGGGGGGGTTCGGGAAGCCAACCCACTGTGGAGGCAGAGAAGCGTTGTGCCTCAATGATGCCCATTGAAGACAGCGTGAGAACAGACTACGCATGCGCGAACCTCCTAAACTGTTTGCGCTCATTTCACACaaggtagagagacagaggttGAGTCTACCTCCTGTATTCACATACGCCAGCTTTGAAAACAAGCTCTCCTGAGTAGTGGCATTCCTTATAttgttaaaacaacacatttcacgttttcatattttattttaacaacaataaatcaaCAAGCCTAGGTAAGGCACTGCCTACCCTACCTtacctgactgcacaccactgactaatgataataataagtgCATGAATGGGTCTCAAACAGGACAGGGTCAATGTTCCTGACTCCCCGGCTTCTACAAGAACATGAGAGGTGAGAGAGCACAAAAACTCCAGGGAAGAAATTAAGTTAGACtttgaaaagttatcaaaaccttAAGATTTCACGGAATGTCTTTTGACAtgctgatacatttttaaattgttgacACTCCACTGGACTATTTCCCACTGCCCATGAAAATGAGATTAATATGCATAATCTCTAAACACTGCAGGTCTAATGTGACcaattaatacacacacacacgtcaggtTGTAGCTGTTGCAGAAAGATTTTAAATGGACCATGGCAGTCACTGCCAGATGTAGGTTGTGGATTTGTGATTATGTGAATCATCTATTCTTCATTTTACTAGTCCGTATCTTGTTAGAGAGGGCCCTCTGGCGGCATTACCTGAACATTGCCGTGCTGACTGAAGACGTAACGGTCATTGTAATGTAATTGTACAGATCGGgggtttatttacattatttagaaaaaGGCGAGCAAATTGTAAAACAAATAACgctataaaacaaataataatctgtAGACGCTATCATAATATAAAAGGAAGTAATCTATCTAATTAATTGTTTCGGTAACGGTAAACGTAGACCTCGTGGCGCAACGGTAGcgcgtctgactccagatcagaaggttgcgtGTTCAAATCACGTCGGGGTCAAATTTATTTTCAAGTTCCCGCTGTGGTAAATGCAATCGTTATGACCTGTGGAGGGCTAAGAACACATATTGGGACTGTTTTATTGGCAAATTGATATATTATGACTAATCAATTCCTGGTAACCTATCATGTCAGTCACTCATCTCTGAAGTCTGCTATATGGGGTTACTAgatattgttttgtgttatattatattaataaaactggtgtaaaatgttttactatataaagtggaaaagcaaagataaatatgtttaatatttcaaattgtgtactttattttataatacCTATGATAATCAAATCTGCATGTCACTAATCATTTAAAGTCTTTAATGTAGCAAAGGCTCAGCAGTTatgtataacatttttttgGTGTTGCACATATAGTTCGTTTCCAGTGGTGGAAGAGGTATTCCCATCCTTTATTAAGCAAAAATATTATTACAATTTTACAATTTTATAATTATTCCATTAAAGTGCATTATAAtatagaagaaaaatatagaagcATTACCAGCTCatgtaagtaaaagtacttgttTGGCAGAAAATCGATCTGTGActgatatatttaatacatttagcaacgcataaaaagcattttaatgttgtagctgCTCTATTTCAATcttataattgttattttttgtaaaagtttaatctgaaaGGTAACtaaagaagtaaaataaatgtagtagaatagaaagtacaatatttccctctcaTGGAGTAAGTAGAATCACATGGAAATGCTCAAGTTCCTTACAATTGTGGTAGAGTACTTGGTTAAAAGTTGCTTTGTTTAGTTACTTTACATATatggtttgattttatttcattgttattattactattatcattTGTTTGTCTGCTTATGTCCATGCCCTATGCTAGGACTAATTGTGTTACCGTTTTGTTACAGTTATGTACCGGGCAgtggtgcagtggttagcactgtcacCTTTCAGCAGGAGGGTTCTGGATTCAAACCAGCCAGCCGGGGACCTTCTGTGTGAAGTTTACATTCTCTCCTTGTGCCTGCGCAGGTTCTCTCTGGGTACTCCGGCTTcttcccacagaccaaaaacatgcaattaaaCATGCAAGGTAAACTGAAaactctaaattgcccgtaggtgtgaatgtgaactTGAATGGTTGTCAGTCTCTATATGTGAGCCCTGTGATGGACCTgcaacctgtccagggtgtaccccaCCTCTCGCCCAATGACAGCTAGGATAGGCTCCAGCCCCCCTATGTAGGATAAGCGGTTTGGAAAATGGATGGTGTCATGTACTTGTTGGTTAATGGCAGAACCTAATCAAATCAAAGTGTTATAGTAGTAGCGGAATAAGATGGTGCTAATTTACTTAGTTTACATAATTTGATTGGTTAAATCTGTACCAAGTTATCATATTCTCTAAGAGTCATTTATTGTTAATCTGCTAACTATGGTTGTCAATGTTCCTTGAaacttttctccttctcttcttttctacTAGTTTTCTATAGAACTTGAATAACTGTgactttccaccactgaataTCTGTTTCATATAGCTAGTGTTCCtctattataattattaaaccCCAAAAATAGAACATATTGAATTCACATGACAGCTATGAAGAAGACAAATAGACTCAGTGAATCCAGGTTTGCCTTCCACTTAATCCTCTGCATCTCTTTAATATCATCTGTTCTATGACCACCAACAAAGACATATGTTAGCTCATGTTCAGAgctttattataaaatatttttaaacatacaaattCACATTGACAAATACAGCATACATTAGTTAATCCaactaaagaaagaaatattgaTTGATAACCCCAGTCATTCCTCTTGAAGAAtttatgataatgatgatgatataagCACAAACTGAAATCCACAGTAAAGCTAAACTGTAGGTGATAATATGAGTTAATAGGGACTGTATTACACCATCCCTTGGTGCAGTggatcatgaaaataattatgGTAAAGATAATGGTAATGATGATTACAGAGTTAATGGTGAAAACGATCCATTTCATCCCTTCTTCAAGTGGTCATGGTGTGTTGTTCAACTTCCTATTTCTGCACATGAGAACAGACAGAGAACAGGGTTAGTTTACACATCTGGACCACACTTCAAGCTCAAAAACTGGAAATCTGAAAATACCTGGCTTCAGTGTCACTGAGCTCTCAATGGATTAATGGACTATCTGAAGAGTAACTGGCCACAGTCAGAGAAGTCAAGCCATAGAAACATCTCCCTACATCTTTAAACACACAACAATGAACTGACAACCTTTTGgagttttgatgttttttggggCATGATAAAGtttttggtaaaaaataaataaaaatacaataaattaaaaacattctgAGAAGCTTTGACCACGGTATATTTGCAGGTTTGCTGTAAGATTCCAAttaagggcgcactcacactaggcctGGTTGGCTTGAACCGCGCCGGAGCACGATTGTCCCCCCTCCCCACTCCCCCGCTGGCCTGCGCTCACACTGTACATGACTATCTGGGCCTGGGCTCGCTTTCATCATAAACAGTACGATTAGTTTTTGTGTTGGTGAAACAGCTGTCACACAGTACAATGGAGTTAATCGTTTTGCTTACTTTGTGGCTTACTCTGAGTCGTTTTGGGCGTATAAGAAGATTTTTATGGAGGCAGCAGATGTTGAGGGAGGAATTCTGCTTTTGTACTTTTTGATCATATTGTCAGACAGGTTTTAATTCAGAACACTGTGCAGCCCTTTGTGATGTAAAAACGGATTGGTCAGGAGGCAgagtcaattttttttttgcagtacaTTGGTTTTTGATGAGTGTATAGTGTGTAGATGTGTGAAAATAGGTAGGTTTTGATCCTCTGACTGGTTAGAGGAGAGGTTGTCCAAAAGTGTGTGTTATGTGCCTATTTGTATGATTAATTGGTCCTTCACTCTTTTAGTGTGTCCTTTCACAACAGGTAGAAATATTTTTACCCTTTGGTTCAATGACACATTGTACAACATTGATATCTACGTTTTATTTCTTCCACACTGAACTGTTGAGTTTGCTGTTGTCTCACCTGGCCGGAGCAGGTGCCGCAGATGCATCCAAACAGTCCATTGACCATCTGGATGACACAGAGGACAAGCTCCACGCTTGCTGCAACTAACAGGGTGGTGAACAGCCCCACATTGAATTCAACCACATTCTCTGGGACAATACACCACTTCCACATGCTATCATCTGACAGGTAGCTCCCACTACTGTAGAGGAGGAAAATTAGACGTGGATTAGTTGTTTCTGTTAACAGTTGAGTAGTGAAGTCAAATGTAAATAGAGGGACATTTCaatgatgtattttaaagtattgttattttataaatacaatTCTCAAATCAATgtcaattaaaaatatatgaaatgtatGAAGTCTGTACCTGTTAGCAAAGGGCGTCCCCCATCTTGGAATGAGGTTGTCTATATTGGACCATTGGCACGTTGGTCCATTAGCGAGGCCCAGGGCAGCAACACTCAGACTGTACACAGCCCCCACTACCCCAGCTGCTGAAAACCCAATAGATAGGAACATCTGTATGGAGCAAGCACAGTGGAGTCAGTGCTGAAAGTAACAGATTCTACCTTGAGACTGCAACTGTCCAACTTTCTGAAGCAATTTGAGTTTTTCATGTATCTCAACTATAAAGTAGTGTTGGTTGCATGAATATTATGCTCATAGTCATCATGCTTCCTATGTTCATAATTCATCCTCATATAGGATTGTGCCTTCCAATGCAACAAAATGAATGGTACCATTTCAGTTACACAGCGCCCACACAGGCCACACTCACCCCACAGCGGTTGGCACAGCACTTGTCACTGCTGGTCAGATGAATGTGAATGGCAGGAATGAGGACCTGACACAAGAGAATGAGagatgttataatataatatagggaggagaacagaaacagaactaaacaaaatgaatgaaggaagaacATAAAGACAAATGAGAAAGGTcttaagataaataaataagtcttttctgttgcatgtcataccatGTATGCTGTTTCTTGACTCCATCTCCACTATTTACTGTTGAATATAGGCAATAATGaagaaaactatttaaaatagAAACCTGTTTTTGAGTGACCTGCTGTGTGATGTGCAATAATGTAACTCAGTGCAAGTCTTGGAGCTGGTAAAGCAGTATTTGAGCCAAGTGTTAATCACAGTGgtcaacacccacacagcagaccTCAAAGCTATATGTCTTTATATCTTATTAACAGAGTCGTTTCAAAATGACCACTTGTACACTTATTGGAGGACATGAATTTAGAGTTTGAAACTAAAATGACTCGTTGCCAGTGTTAGGGGTGACGGATTACAAAGTAATGGATTAGTGtaattttgttacttttatgGGTAACGAAGTAAAGTAACgccttacatttaaaaaatcagtaaCTACACTACTTTACTAGACTAGAGGAACGCGGTTTACTGCGTTACTCAAGCCATTTCTGCCAAAATGTTCTGACCTGGTGCACAAGAGAGAGGGTGTGAGTTGACTACGTCACTCGCTGGTGCGTATGTAGACGCGTTACCTACAccagaggaaagatggagaaagaCACCGGAGGGTTTGGCCTATGGCATTTCTCGAATTACTTTCAGTTTATTGCACGTAAGGACAGATATATAACTGTGAAATGCTCCCTGTGTGTAGATGATAAGCGTCTGTCAACAGCAGCGCAGTCAATGAGTAACTTATCAAAGCATTTGTCAAGAGTGCACGACACcataaaaattaaagtaaagtaatgaGTAGTGAAGTTACTTTTCTAAAGAAGTAACTAGTAAAGTAATTTAGTTACAATGTTAACAAGTAACTAGTAACTTgtaactgattattttttcGGAGCAACTTCCCCAACACTGTTCGTTGCAAAAATGATTGACTTTTTGAATGTTTGTCAGTTGAAGCCAGCATGTAACAGCCTTTAAGGTGCTTCCACATTGACTTAAGCCTCATGCCACGGAAGGTGCCACTTGGAATAATGACTACTCTGTGATAGGGTGACAATATTATTATCACCATTCATCTTCTAAGGGAGGAGGTTGAGGTGGATGGTTGGGGTTTCTGTCTTTGACAACCATCACATCCCGATTCCTACCAACTGCCAACattggtttgttttatttctgaatGATCTTCCCCTAAACTCAACCCTAGGTGGAAGACCAGAATCCCACATGCATGAATTTTTTCTGTCGGTCATATGTAGCTTTTTGAAAGGCAAAGACAAAAAAGGTATAATAGTATCTGCTCACCATGATTCCTCCTCCAATTAGGCCTCCCATATATTTGACCTCCTCAGTGATCCGCGGCGTTTTCTCGCTGTCATTAGCTGCAAACGTTGTATCAAAGTCAGGGAAAAAGAGCATAATGTTGCAGATGACGGACACTGCAGCCAGGACATAAAGGGGGATGGCAATAAACTTAGCACAGGCTCCAGTACACATGATGTCTGTAGATATAGGGAAAAAACTGCTGTTCAAAAagttcaaaaatgtttaaaattccAAGTACACCTTCAGAATATTTAGATTCTCCTCACAGATGCAGTCAGTGAGCTTTGCTTCTGTCTAAAAAATATGATGGCTTTTAATAGCTATCACCTGGGAAGTGCAATGTAATTCATCAGATGTCAGTgactgtttaaatatatttgagcTTTCAGAGGGTGGGGGGTGGCAGGATGGAGTCATTGGAGATAAGGCCTGATTGCCACCCCCCTTTATGACCCAGACTTTGTCatatgtatgtgagtgtgtgtg contains:
- the LOC134006084 gene encoding lysophosphatidic acid receptor 6; the encoded protein is MSINTSTNCHNDSTSHISIFTVCVYSFILVIGLIFNLVALVVFLSPSKSRSQTTVYMTNLALADILLILTLPMRIYYHLGFAGLPQLLCDVLGLVLKANMYGSIFLLTCICFDRCMAVTFPMSSRVQQWRKKAPLICLGIWMFTFGASLPIYLSKHRGIADEKHCFDNLPVYATRPMTVLATLFLGFAIPLVVMLICSWGLIRAVRQSTVAQQELVDSRKIQKMIAASLFIFLLSFLPYHAILGYLFLYRDKISCPMLAAYRHSLMVACLNTVLDPVTYYFTTDTFRNKVHINPLQRMFPLNSQSSLQGNSRSRMPKNS
- the tm4sf21b gene encoding transmembrane 4 L6 family member 1 translates to MCTGACAKFIAIPLYVLAAVSVICNIMLFFPDFDTTFAANDSEKTPRITEEVKYMGGLIGGGIMVLIPAIHIHLTSSDKCCANRCGMFLSIGFSAAGVVGAVYSLSVAALGLANGPTCQWSNIDNLIPRWGTPFANSSGSYLSDDSMWKWCIVPENVVEFNVGLFTTLLVAASVELVLCVIQMVNGLFGCICGTCSGQKPGSQEH